Proteins encoded together in one Amblyomma americanum isolate KBUSLIRL-KWMA chromosome 1, ASM5285725v1, whole genome shotgun sequence window:
- the LOC144093484 gene encoding uncharacterized protein LOC144093484 produces the protein MVARAYSTSDTALADVNSEANDVEEEHIQQLARFLHPFQLQPQQDDPVDQSTLTQQRNVSVMQPFPVSMEVMPQSLMQPQTPAGHVHQSSAGMITGVRSTSKFASSSMIPSTSGLPMTPTTPALADPGIFPQIQNVVSTVNLGCRLNLKAIALRAWNVKYNPDHCRALIMRIREPRTTASIFSSGKMVCAGAKSEEESRLAARKYARIIQKLGFEAKFLDFRICTIVASCDVHFALRLEGLVVTHSEFSSYEPQLYPGLIFKMKKPRIALLIFPSGKVLLTGAKVTSEIYEAFNYIYPVLKGVGIHK, from the exons GCCAACGACGTCGAGGAGGAGCATATCCAGCAGCTCGCGCGGTTTCTCCACCCGTTCCAGCTTCAGCCCCAGCAGGACGACCCAGTGGACCAGTCAACGTTGACGCAGCAGCGAAATGTGAGTGTCATGCAGCCCTTTCCGGTTAGCATGGAAGTCATGCCGCAGTCGCTCATGCAACCGCAGACTCCCGCTGGTCATGTTCAC CAGTCTTCTGCCGGAATGATAACTGGTGTTCGCTCAACATCTAAATTTGCAAGCTCGAGCATGATCCCTTCAACATCGGGTCTACCCATGACACCCACCACACCGGCGTTGGCGGACCCTGGAATTTTTCCGCAGATTCA GAATGTTGTCTCGACTGTAAATTTAGGATGTCGACTAAACCTCAAGGCGATTGCTCTGCGTGCATGGAACGTCAAGTACAATCCCGACCATTGTAGAGCTCTCATCATGCGCATCCGAGAGCCCCGAACAACAGCGTCGATCTTTAGCTCGGGAAAGATGGTCTGCGCTGGCGCGAAAAG CGAAGAGGAGTCAAGGCTGGCTGCAAGAAAATATGCTCGGATCATACAGAAGTTGGGCTTTGAG GCAAAATTTCTTGATTTCAGGATTTGTACCATTGTGGCCAGCTGCGATGTTCACTTTGCCTTACGTCTCGAAGGCCTCGTTGTGACCCACAGCGAATTCTCAAG CTACGAGCCTCAGCTCTATCCTGGACTCATCTTCAAGATGAAAAAGCCAAGGATTGCCCTGCTTATCTTTCCGTCGGGAAAAGTTCTGCTTACAG GTGCAAAGGTGACGTCTGAAATCTACGAGGCGTTCAACTACATCTACCCAGTATTGAAGGGCGTCGGCATCCACAAGTAG